The genomic window AAAGCCCACTTTGTGCAACGCTGGCCGCTGGCCACTGGCCACCGCGGCAGCCGACGAAAGCCGAAaggtctttaaatttttttttctttttttcctcctcgttttttttattttgaagtcTTTTTAATCTGTTTTAAACCCAAATCGGGGCTCTACtcaaaaagaggagaaaaaaggGTGAATTTTGGTAGGAGGAGAAAAAAGGGTGAATTTTGGTAAGAGGAGAAAAAAGGGTGAATTTTGGTTTTCTCCGAATACCACGGACGGTGGCGTCGGCGCCGGTGATCGACGACTGGCGCGGTGGCCGATTGCTAGACCCCCTACTGGCGCTTGGAGAAAAAATAGGGGGATTTGAGAGAGTTTCAGATTTTTTTTAAGGGAAGGAAGGAAAtgaattttttggaattttttttggcttaaatagccgaacgaaacgacgccattttggtCGGCGtccttaagccccaaaacgacgccgttttgcccCCAGGATTCATGCATTGACCCGACCCGACCAGGGATCCGCGCATTTTTAAGTTTTGGGCTATTTACCCATTTGGCCCCTTCGCTTTTTAGAGATGTTACAATCAAGtactttagtttttttaaattttaccccGTAATTTGTTTTggctttcaatttggtcccttttgaagctgtgcgttttggagggtggggaaaattgcccatttggtccctccttgttattcgcgctTTCAAAATGGTcttccccttttatttatttttagatttgacctcgaattttgttttaaaattcaatttagcctttttttatttttttattttttttgttattttggttactttattattaacattaatgaatttgatgttattattattattattattattattattattattattattatcatcatcattagcattattattatttattatatacctatttattatatttacttatttaaaatttaaatatatttttcttattatatattgatattattatttgcttatttatatctttttatttcaaactttgttatatatatatatacatagatctttttgtttttataatttcatttattttcgtTATTGTAACTATTGTctcatttgatatttatttatttatgtgttcattattattttgaaaaacgtTTTAGtcctatttgtttatttatttgttattttatgtataattgatttgtcctttttatttatcttattttttgttgttgttgctcgtattatttatgcttacatcatcataaacattttttttgtcaCGCATATTAACACCGTGTTTTATTTCTACTAtttcgtgttagattaattttgttcaatgcataaattatgacttttgaataagcaaaatctcgtgtttagatttgagaaggtcgtaccctaacttacgggatttCGATTTTtgcaataaatctaaatacacgaatcttttcaaacttaagTTTTTAAACGTTCTCGGGAATTAacaaaagatcgtgttctaacttacagggcatgatcccttttctaaacccgagatagttaaatatcttttaaataagtaaatttttggcatttattcgcgcatcgggaattcaagacattgtgtcctaacttacgggatataattctctttctcgattaacgtgaaatatgcccttttcttaaaaaattttaacatttcaataaaggatcgtattttaaatctcttcaaaattttcaattttcaacactaaataatcaactagataccaattttgggcgttacgagggtgctaacccttcctcgtacgtaattgaCTCTCAAACCTGCctttttgaatttcgtggaccaaaatcgttgttttaataaaatcaaattgtttattaaaagcAACCACTTTTCGAGATGACCCGATCACACATCATCAAAAatattggtggtgactcccgtgtttgttttcattttcaaaattaaagtcgatcccgttttcacaaaaaaatggtttcgacaaccatgagtgtagtttacccttttcttttgacattcaaattttattaatagacatgacttttaattaataattttttgtcgTAGAAAATCTCTTATACATTTTTCAGGAGTATTATTTAACGACATCTATTCCACTAAGccaatttttaaagaattttatggtattcttattaaaaaaaacttaaaattatttaaaaatataaaaacatttcaattaaaatgggaaaatccctaaaattttcaaaaacaaaatcataaaattttaagattttattaaaaaaaacctaaaattccaaacaaatgattttatgaaattttatgaaatttttttaaagattttttttaaagttttgcatacttttaattttaaaaatatattttaattttaaaaatatatttataattttctaaaatagattatgattttttttaatttgtttaataattttctaagttataagatttttccataatttttcaatttctttttaatttttttatatttttaaaaaattaatttttgttaggctaaactactaaaatagtcacttttgtttgtctcaggttacattttagtcacttatgtttgaaatgttacgttttagccaCGTTATCATGTTGTTAATTGCCGTTAACAATGTAACAGTAAGCTAACTGGCATgataaatcatcatttcaaacaaaaattttaggttaaagtatataattggtccctatattttttcgttttgagcaatttaattcttttattctatgttcttttaactttcttttttctctcttttccattctcttatgtttctctctttgtttttcatttgttaaaactagtccttatacttttatttttggtgagcaatttaattttttctttttatttctttatttgttaaaGCTAAATATCTTTGATTACATACTCTGTGTGTAAACTTAGAGACCATTTTTGATCACTGCAAGATAAATAAAATCGATCCTATTGAATTAATCAATATCGATTCTTCTTCGATATATAATAGAATACCAAGCTAAATTCTACCAAAGACATTGATTTGCTTACCAAATTGATGCCAAGAACTAGAAACCAAGATAACCCTAATGAGATCAAAAGGATTAACCAGATTCATGGGAATCTTCATTGAAATATTAAGTCCAAACAATTCTATAAAAtcactaaattaatttatttttggatCCTTTGTATATCTTCagcaataattataaaatatcataaacccCAATTCACAATTTTCTATaataagcaaaaaataaaaataaaaaatatttattctggGTTTTCATTGAAGATCAATACAAAATTATTACCCTAAgctaaaaacatattaaaaactaATCAAAAGGAGGATTAAATAGAACGTACAGGAAATACCCAATaccaaaataaaagtatagggactaattttaacaaataaaaacatagaaaaatatgttaaaagaaatggagaagggaggaaaatagggggggagaagtagaagagaatggaaaataaacaaaaagaaagaaagttcaaaaacataaaagaaaaaaaattaaattcctcaaaatgaaaaaatatagggaccaattgtacaATTTAACCTAaactttttgtttaaaatgatgatttaacgtgtcgcATCAGCTTGTCATTACACTGTTAATGACAATTAacggcttagtgactaaaatgttacaacacgataatgtaagtgactaaaacacaatatttcaaacataagtgactaaaatataacttggggcaaacaaaagtgactattttactagtttaccctattttttttaactttaattgaCACGTACTAACGTGTCAAGGGctgatttaaaaatttaatggaaAATATCTAGGTGGATAATGGGGTATTCAAATTGAAAAAGATAAGATAAAAGAATAATACAGAtaccaaaatgataatttaactatACTACAGGGGCGAAAAGATATATTAATCCaatatataatttgaaaacatTGGGCAGCATAGTTTTGTATTATATTTGCCATGGGTGGGACCATCTCAGACCATTCTCAGTCTACAAGAAATTAAGAAcctagggcacgtttggttcgctgtaatggaatagatgtgtgatggaatagaggcgtaatagtaattcaattgtttggttgaatggaatggaatagaggcgtaatagtattcttgtgtttggttgaatgaaatgatgttgtaatagcataaggaaaaaactaaaatgattagAATACCCTcagcagaattttttttaggtatgtgattattattattgttattaaattttaataagattatttatataaataataaataatttaatcatattttaacataattattattaaatataatttaataaaaatatataatttaataaaattcttaatattaaatattcttatatgaatttactaaaatcataatatataataccataaaatataatttaaaataattattattaaatataatttaacaaaaatatataatttactaaaattcttaatataattattcttatatgaatttactaaaatcataatatataatactataaaatataatttaaaataattattattaaacataatttaataaaaatatataatttaataaaattcttaatataattattcttatatgaatttactaaaatcataatatataatactataaaaataatatttttatttcacactGCTAAAAACCatatcaaattcaacttcttttttaatcatctcatttacattcttactTTAAATGATCATACAAAATTTAAATGACCTAACAATGGACacactttaaattatttttgagttCAAAAACATTAACAAGAGAACTGTTCATAATGTTTGATCAAAATGTTAACATAATCATATTTGAAAACCCAATCTAATAACCACAGTACAAAAACTTTCTCCTAAAACTAAAATCTTTGAAACTTTTGCCGAATAAACAACTTGATATTCACTATAAGAAACTTCAACTACAAGCATACTACAATAAGTTAATACAAAAGAGTTCTTTCAAAGCTGTTACCACTGCATTATAAATCTCTTCACCCCATTCCAGCTTTAGATTTGTTAGTTTCTCCTAAAAATTGGATGCCAATCTGGATTCTTCAGATTCTCCTGCCATGATGAGTATAGAGTAGTGGCCTGAATTTCTGCTTCATCAGGAGGAAATCGTGACTTACAAGTGTCATGAAAAGTCTTTGGATCAAGCTCTCTCATTCTCTTTAATCCAATATTAGTGCGAAGACCCAACAATTCTGGCAAACCCtgcataaaagaaaaagaacattgATTTTATGACCAGTTGCTTGAGTCTGCATAGTAATCCAAGGCTTAGGCAAACGTAATTCAGTCTTAAGCCAAGATAAAGTAGGCAATACCTGAATTAGCACTTTCCTTGCTTCATGTAGCTCATCATTGCTTTGATGCTCTTTGTATATAAGAGCTTTGTTTGTTGATTCCAGATCTTGCAGATCATAAATTTTCTCTTGCATCTCATTATTCATCTCTTCCATCTTCTTTTGTACAGCTGCATCATCTTGTCCAATATGTTTCATCACTTGCAGCTTGCCTTTCAAGTCTTCGATTTTCATTTCATTTGCTCTTTCCTCAATAACTACACCTTCCGATTTTTACTTCATTTCACTTGCAGCAAAATTATCACCATGAgctgaaagaaaaataaaagaattttgtcAGAATTAAAATTTAGATAGCCTAACTTCTCTGAATTGCAACTCATCTAAACAGGCAGTTGAGAGTAGCCATAGACCTAGAGGGGGTACCAAAACATAAAGCTCATGGTAGAAAATGAACATCAGAGTGTAAATAAAAAAGGCTTAGAGCCAATAGAAGCAAACTACAATAAAAGCCTATAGTATAATAACATCTTTTATAAGATCCAATACAAATTTGTCATCACACAGGTTTAAAAGagagtaaaaaaaaaactgatcATTTCATCATATCAAACGATTGGTCAAagacaatttttaaattttgtaagttaacccaaaacaaaaaaaaaattcaaaagaaaaagaacaattaTTCAGAACCAGAATGCATTGAGAAATCAACTAAGACAATATATGAAGGATCAACAACACTCACTCAAGCACCTCTCTAAGTGCACCAAACAATTCTCCTCAGGCTCAGGGGGTAAAAACATGAAAGAAGTACATGAAATGATCTAAGAAATATTGAGCGTTAGCTGTTAAGAACAATGAAAGATCAACAAGACACACTCAAGTTCCTACCTAAGTGCATCAAACAATTCTCTTTTGGTCTGTTTCTCCGCACCAGACGTGTTTAGGACCTTACTCTGCTCTGCCATTTTGATCGTTATATTCTTCAGCTCCTCCTATGGCAAAGAAAAATTACAGATATCATATATATTAGAGGAGTGTTATAAGTCATTACTCTTCAAATTCAATGAAAGTAGGTTTTGTaaacaatattaattaattatgtaatGTCAGCAAAGCACACAATCAATATCAGCAACTTCAATGGAGACCCAAGAACTTAAGTTAACCATCATCTTTAACCAAGTTAgaacaataaatataataaacaaaTCATTGAAGCTTGATGGAGTCAAACATTTATAGAGATTATACGATAAGCATATAACATTATAACCAGTACCCACAAAAAAGAACAAAATCTTCTCTTTTATAACATCATAAAGAAAGAGAGactaaaaggacttaattgcattcAAACAAGGAACAAAGATTCATATTCAAGCTATTATCAAAAGAGCTCAAATAAATAACATTagtaaaattgcaaaatttcatGATAATACACAAAATTAAGGGGCGTCGTCCCAGAAAATCGTCCAAGGaactatttttacataaaaaccACACAGATAAAACCAGGTTGAATATAAAAGAGATTATTGAGAGACTAACATTGGCTTTTAGCTGATTTATATTCTTCAACCTGAAAGCATCAATGGTTCCATCATTCATCAATGACTCCAACACATCTTCTGGGGTTATTACTGATGATGACCCCATATTTTAATTTTCACCAAAAACTAAAATTGACAGATTGAATCCCTTCAATTCAATGcctgaaaaaaaaaagcaaaaacaaaaacacTCTTAGGGCTTCGTTAAGCAAAAATAAAAGTTGGGTACTTGAAAAAAGAAACAGAAGTTGAATAGCAGATGATGGAGATTAGAAAGTTAGAAATGAAGATTAGAAAGTTGAATAGCAGATGATggagattaaaaagtaaaatGAACACCGATAATGCAAGGTCGTTGACGAAAATCTTACCTCGTAGAAGACGAAGAGcggcagagagagagagagaaagactGAAAGAAACAAACCAGACAGGACTCACCGTAAAGATTAATTCAACAACAGCAATGCGATTTAATCCGCCATTTAGAAATTCTAGGAGAAGATTTGGAAAAGAAAGAAACGTAGGAGAAGAAGGAAACGTAGGAGAAGATGCCGAGGGCAAAAAATGGAAAATAGGAAAGAAACGCAGATGGAATCCCTATTCGGCGCTTAAGGGACGGAATGGCTATTACAGCCAATGGAGGTAATAGACCCGTAACTGAATCGGGCCGTAATAGCATTACGGGCAACCAAACGCCCGTTTGGTGGTGGGCCCGCTGAATAGGGGGAATGCATGCCTATTCCCCCAAACCAAACGCCTCCTATTGTTCTCCCGTTCCATCAAGAGCTTAGCCACTTGAGTTCGTCCTCCAAGAATTTTCACCGTGGTTCCAGATGATGCATGGTAGTGAGGTTTGAAGAGTCCAATATCCAGTTCCTGAAAATCCATCCCCATATTCACCTGCTTTTGAGTTGAACAGATTCTCAAATCCTCCACTGCATAATTTGAATATCCCTCCCCAATTCCGCGAAATCAGTCCCCGAAGCAGTCATCAACTTCGGATGAAGGAAAGCAAATGAGGATGATATCTAATAGAGAATCTGCACGAATGCGCAAACAAAGGCACCTGGATGAGCTATGGGCACACTTAGTTGGCTGAGAAATGAGAACAACCAGCTTATACATATGCTCAACCATGATAAGGTTGTTCAACAGAATGCTCAGCTCAAACAGGAAGTCTCTGAACTCCGTCAAATGCTCTCAGATATGCAGCTGAGCAACCCGAGATACCTGGAAGGTGTCTCCCTGGCAACCATTGGCTTTCCTTCAGTTTTCATGGTAGTTGAGTGCCAATCTGATAGCAACAAAATGGATATGAGTGTAACCATTAATGTAAGAAATTAAGGAAATGTCAATGACATGTTTTCAGCATTTAATTCTTCCCCGCCCTTCTTATTGCATGTTATCAGACGACGGGAAGTACCAAATtcaattatttctaatttttttttattcatttaaacgTGGTTAAAGTTTTTATCAGACACTCATTTGAAATAGATTCAAGCCGTGCTACCTTGATTTCTTACCTttaatattgtatcaaaaaataTACATTTCTTTGATATGTGATATTCTTGTTCCCATATGTAAATACCTTGAATATGCATGTCAACTAagggtatttaaaaaaaaaatagactaTAAGTAAATTTCTCTTTTGGCcactcaaatttcttttttttttcattcaactaTTCGTTTTGTTTTTGTCATCTCATCGAATTATTAATGGGAAGATAACATAACatcttttaaaattggcataatagcaaatttaaccctcaacatttgtACATTGtgttaatttagtcttgattctaaaaaaaattaaccttcaatattatacattgtgtaatttggtccttttctttttacatttttacttttatttataatattgagagttaattttaaaagaatgatgaAGATGAAAATATTATCTTGGATGTTCAGGTGTTTTCATTTTTGGCTTACTTCCTATCAAATTTAATtgatagatttatttatttattagctTTTTTAGGTGAAAGGATCacaaaaaaaagcaaaatttttaaaaaaaaattatacaatgtataaatgttgatggttaaattttttagaattaacacaatgtataaatgttgagaattaaagttactattatgctaattttaaaagttgaCATGTCATCATTCCATCAGTCATTTAACAGCGggtgacaaaaaagaaaaaagacgaatagttgaataatttttttttataattttttatagttaaacagtaaaaaaaaacttactaTTAATTAGAAGACTATAagtataatttacccaaaaaaaaaaaaagaattcgaGTAACTTCATTTCAAATTAGCTTCCTTCAATTATTACATTTAAACAGATTTTTCCCCAAAtaccattttttttcttatattcttTTTCTTAGTTTCAAAATACAAAGAATGTTACTATAAAAAAGTAAAtgtgaataatttattttataatcaaaagtaataatattatttaatacattgataatataaatactttatttatatcgattttacaattttttttttgaagaataaCAAATATGTAAATGCAACATATCTTTTAAACATTGTACAAatcgaatttttttaatattatgtaattacttaaattatgatttatatttatatttttaatatgatttatttcaattatttttaataatggttaattacataaataattataatacaaattattttattaaatatcataaaatataaacgCACATATTACTGACTTTGtcattacaaatatttttttatttataatatttatggcatttatagataagatttttaattttactaaaataattggTTGAATGAACTTACTTAATAAGAaaactcataaataaaaaaaattgattc from Gossypium hirsutum isolate 1008001.06 chromosome D12, Gossypium_hirsutum_v2.1, whole genome shotgun sequence includes these protein-coding regions:
- the LOC107945772 gene encoding factor of DNA methylation 1, whose protein sequence is MKIEDLKGKLQVMKHIGQDDAAVQKKMEEMNNEMQEKIYDLQDLESTNKALIYKEHQSNDELHEARKVLIQGLPELLGLRTNIGLKRMRELDPKTFHDTCKSRFPPDEAEIQATTLYSSWQENLKNPDWHPIFRRN